The proteins below are encoded in one region of Triticum aestivum cultivar Chinese Spring chromosome 1B, IWGSC CS RefSeq v2.1, whole genome shotgun sequence:
- the LOC123133717 gene encoding uncharacterized protein, producing MCFNRHNTGLQPARVFAGTGEVFFVASKNGGSCCHEKSWNWLQEKLQPANKKASTIVMVTTSYIDSDHKLHICWKRHHGVLQPVVAEASTGHVKAATTTRGKARPVIGIATTGDRGGREEDATIFVLLEAVMRKTSSGNEKSFNHRLQKDGDEPWSALDDRSDVRRELDGGCCDRGGVEQRARPTA from the exons ATGTGCTTCAACCGGCATAACACAGGGCTACAACCGGCAAGAGTTTTTGCTGGGACCGGCGAAGTTTTTTTTGTTGCATCGAAGAACGGCGGAAGCTGCTGCCATGAAAAAAGCTGGAACTGGCTACAGGAAAAGTTACAACCAGCAaacaaaaaagcttcaaccattgtCATGGTGACCACGAGCTACATCGACAGTGACCACAAGCTGCACATTTGCTGGAAGCGGCATCATGGGGTGCTGCAACCGGTGGTGGCAGAAGCGTCCACTGGCCATGTGAAAGCTGCAACTACAACCAGAGGGAAAGCACGACCAGTGATCGGAATTGCTACAACCGGTGACCGGGGTGGGCGAGAAGAAGATGCTACAATATTTGTTTTGCTGGAAGCGGTGATGAGAAAAACTTCAAGCGGCAACGAGAAAAGTTTCAACCATAGACTACAGAAG GACGGTGACGAGCCATGGAGTGCGTTGGACGACCGCAGCGACGTGCGCCGCGAGCTTGATGGAGGGTGCTGCGACCGGGGCGGCGTGGAGCAACGAGCTCGCCCGACGGCATAG